A window from Micromonospora terminaliae encodes these proteins:
- a CDS encoding RDD family protein — protein MRAQPPPPAPWADAGLVSGEAVELDVRAARLGSRVLALLIDLVAQLVVALLLGTALSLLVVSLPGDVMDAALAGGMQLVLVVLVLVGYPVLMERFARGRTLGKLAVGLRVVRADGGPVGIGQSLTRALVGVAVEWPGLVLPLLSWAASVTVMLSDPRGRRLGDLVAGTLVVHTRSVGAWRPAPPPVPPLVGWAGTLDLTRLDDGLALAVRQYLARLHQLAQPDRLRLGRDLWAEVAAVTSPPPPWAAPEPAYLAAVLAERGRRAAYRLGRTRAVTATLWPELAPAPVAAPAATPLRPAAPAPTVPTRPDPVRGQPTSLDARR, from the coding sequence GTGCGCGCGCAACCACCACCTCCGGCACCGTGGGCCGACGCCGGTCTGGTCAGCGGCGAGGCCGTGGAGCTGGACGTGCGGGCGGCCCGGCTCGGCTCCCGGGTGCTCGCCCTGCTGATCGATCTCGTGGCCCAGCTCGTGGTGGCGCTGCTGCTCGGCACGGCGCTGTCGCTGCTGGTGGTGAGCCTGCCGGGGGACGTCATGGACGCCGCGCTGGCCGGCGGGATGCAGCTCGTGCTGGTGGTGCTCGTGCTCGTCGGCTACCCGGTGCTCATGGAGCGCTTCGCCCGCGGCCGCACGCTCGGCAAGCTGGCCGTGGGGCTGCGGGTGGTGCGCGCCGACGGCGGCCCGGTCGGGATCGGCCAGTCGCTGACCCGCGCGCTGGTGGGCGTGGCGGTCGAGTGGCCGGGGCTGGTGCTGCCGCTGCTGAGCTGGGCGGCGAGCGTGACCGTGATGCTGTCCGACCCGCGCGGGCGGCGGCTCGGCGACCTCGTGGCCGGGACCCTCGTGGTGCACACCCGCAGCGTCGGAGCGTGGCGGCCGGCCCCGCCGCCCGTGCCGCCGCTGGTCGGCTGGGCCGGCACCCTCGACCTGACCCGGCTGGACGACGGGCTGGCGCTGGCCGTCCGGCAGTACCTGGCCCGCCTGCACCAGCTCGCGCAGCCGGACCGGCTCCGGCTGGGCCGGGACCTGTGGGCCGAGGTCGCGGCGGTCACCTCCCCGCCCCCGCCGTGGGCCGCGCCCGAACCGGCGTACCTGGCCGCCGTGCTGGCCGAGCGGGGCAGGCGCGCCGCGTACCGGCTGGGCCGCACCCGGGCGGTCACCGCCACGCTGTGGCCGGAGCTGGCGCCCGCGCCCGTGGCCGCGCCGGCTGCGACCCCGTTGCGGCCCGCCGCGCCGGCACCCACCGTCCCCACCCGACCCGATCCGGTACGCGGACAGCCCACCTCGCTCGACGCGAGGCGCTGA